Proteins encoded within one genomic window of Nakamurella alba:
- a CDS encoding ATP-binding cassette domain-containing protein, with amino-acid sequence MGDSTAGPAIRTSGLVKVFGGTRAVDGIDLTVEAGTVYGVLGPNGAGKTTAVKMLATLLRPDAGEALVFGHDVVREADTVRSLVSLTGQYASVDEDLTGDENLVLLARLLGHGKRAARARSEQMLAAFGLTEAAGKQAKNYSGGMRRRLDIAASILSTPKLLFLDEPTTGLDPRSRNQVWDIVRAVVGQGTTVLLTTQYLDEADQLASRIAVIDHGKVIAEGTKGELKASVGVGTVHVRLREPDRRPEAAGILERALGSEVQLDSDPVALTARIGEAGKDGGAAGSTPVTELAAEQAASALGELARAGIVVDTFSLGQPSLDEVFLALTDHPATGSDDSREVAA; translated from the coding sequence ATGGGCGACTCCACAGCAGGGCCGGCGATCCGGACATCGGGGCTGGTGAAGGTCTTCGGCGGTACCAGGGCGGTCGACGGGATCGACCTGACCGTCGAGGCGGGCACCGTCTACGGCGTGCTGGGCCCGAACGGCGCCGGCAAGACGACGGCAGTCAAGATGCTGGCCACGCTGCTCCGGCCGGACGCCGGTGAGGCACTGGTCTTCGGCCACGACGTGGTCCGCGAGGCCGACACGGTCCGCAGCCTGGTCAGTCTGACCGGCCAGTACGCCTCCGTCGACGAGGACCTGACCGGGGACGAGAACCTGGTGCTGCTGGCCCGGCTGCTCGGTCACGGCAAGCGCGCCGCCCGGGCCCGGTCCGAACAGATGCTGGCCGCGTTCGGGCTCACCGAGGCCGCCGGCAAGCAGGCCAAGAACTACTCCGGCGGCATGCGGCGCCGGCTCGACATCGCCGCCAGCATCCTGTCCACGCCGAAGCTGCTCTTCCTGGACGAGCCGACCACCGGCCTGGACCCGCGCAGCCGCAACCAGGTGTGGGACATCGTCCGCGCCGTCGTCGGTCAGGGCACCACGGTGCTGCTCACCACCCAGTACCTGGACGAGGCCGACCAGCTGGCGTCCCGGATCGCGGTCATCGACCACGGGAAGGTCATCGCCGAGGGCACCAAGGGCGAGCTGAAGGCCTCCGTCGGCGTCGGCACGGTGCACGTCCGGCTGCGGGAGCCGGACCGCCGACCGGAGGCCGCCGGGATCCTGGAGCGCGCACTCGGTTCCGAGGTCCAGCTCGACTCCGACCCGGTCGCGCTGACGGCCCGCATCGGCGAGGCCGGCAAGGACGGGGGCGCAGCCGGCAGCACGCCGGTCACCGAGCTCGCCGCCGAGCAGGCCGCGAGCGCGCTGGGCGAGCTGGCCCGGGCCGGCATCGTCGTCGACACCTTCTCACTGGGCCAGCCCAGCCTGGACGAGGTCTTCCTCGCCCTCACCGATCACCCGGCCACCGGTTCCGACGACTCCCGGGAGGTGGCGGCATGA
- a CDS encoding MarR family winged helix-turn-helix transcriptional regulator, giving the protein MTAPDRLALVDRLAGTAHRMRRASQQALSPLGLTPAQERVLRFVARRDGEARMGEIADRMGIVPRSATGLVGALEEAGLVHRSIDPANRRSILVALTDAGREVQQRMGQARSDAAAAILAPLSDAELDQLSRLLDKIAPPRSC; this is encoded by the coding sequence GTGACCGCACCGGACCGTCTCGCGCTGGTCGACCGGCTCGCCGGTACTGCCCACCGGATGCGCCGCGCCTCCCAGCAGGCACTCTCCCCCCTGGGTCTGACACCGGCCCAGGAGCGGGTGCTCCGGTTCGTGGCGCGCCGTGACGGCGAGGCCCGGATGGGCGAGATCGCGGACCGCATGGGCATCGTGCCGCGGTCGGCCACCGGCCTGGTCGGGGCGTTGGAAGAGGCCGGCCTGGTGCACCGCAGCATCGACCCGGCGAACCGGCGGTCGATCCTGGTCGCCCTCACCGACGCCGGGCGCGAGGTGCAGCAGCGGATGGGCCAGGCCCGGTCCGACGCCGCGGCCGCCATCCTGGCGCCGCTGAGCGACGCCGAACTGGACCAGCTCTCGCGGTTGCTGGACAAGATCGCACCGCCCCGGTCCTGCTGA
- a CDS encoding AAA family ATPase encodes MDTTLIGRDHPSAVLRGAVERAVASHGGTVLVGGEAGIGKTSLVTEAMVRARELGALVLAGTCWEGGAAPGFWPWTQVFRAARRVLGPHEWRDLEFAGTPADGTGTMDEFGYFDAVSQAFEVLAQSRPVVVVLDDLHWADEASLRLMEFVGRHCFFERLLLVGTYRDVELESDGHPLRQQLSRMLSSATTITLDGLSETGVATLVERVTGHRPAPDRTAELHRRTGGNPFFVEQTARLGTDENTTAGNGPAVAPGVRDAVRRRLSTLPPEVVGLLGTAAVLGRTFPVGLLAAVSARGPVAADRLLAVALANRLLEKAERPGVPGGPGASGPALGFVHDLVREALLDDLDPDGRRRVHAAVVEAVGSGEMLPAELAGHAVRAGDLVPAEVAVDLLVAAGRDADSRISADEAVAHYRTALGLATAPGRRALIGLDLGSRLHHHEWRRRSDRGPAWEILWGAVDDARRADPEVLARITVTVARYDDADPARRDALVREAHAGVLPERADRGRTGIDGLVEELIDHLSESARGSGDDEMLTSMLSARHNAMWGPGSAAERKVLLAEAEAVARRTGDRDTEQYASSMRWVALLELGDPAYLDQFATYCRLADLYRTPRYEVSVLVDRQLILLFTGRIIEARRVLEQVLSMDHDEATYGWLAVHLTWAQLIREGRFDELPTPIRQDDEPTGFRELLGAVAAAESGDPAPGLAHIAEMRAGSGQHPPMVEALWNRLLALVARMTADPAIAALARAALEPLRGTWCVGIFGCDLAGPAELYLGITEIPHRPDLAVDLIREAVAAAERMRSRTWSVESRVALADALRARAATAQDEQEAMLLLAGARAEAAELGLGRVLAATPAVPTTPTGTEPATPAGPPAAELRPSGGVWTATFDGRTVHLPDAKGLVDLHRLLSSPGVEIPAVRLLEPVGGEQVAAAAAMGGDPVLDDRARQEYRRRLTVLDDEIDAAAVRSDAVTQARLERERTALLDELRSATGLGGRSRRLGDAAERARKTVTARIRDTLRRLDEAHPALAAHLRATVTTGSSCCYRPESPVHWRL; translated from the coding sequence ATGGACACCACGCTGATCGGCCGGGACCATCCCTCGGCCGTGCTGCGCGGAGCCGTCGAGCGCGCGGTGGCCAGCCACGGCGGCACCGTGCTGGTCGGCGGTGAGGCGGGCATCGGCAAGACCTCCCTGGTCACCGAGGCGATGGTCCGGGCCCGCGAGCTCGGTGCCCTGGTGCTGGCCGGCACCTGCTGGGAAGGCGGTGCGGCGCCCGGTTTCTGGCCATGGACGCAGGTCTTCCGGGCGGCCCGCAGGGTGCTCGGGCCCCACGAGTGGCGGGATCTCGAGTTCGCCGGCACCCCGGCCGACGGCACCGGGACCATGGACGAGTTCGGGTACTTCGACGCGGTGAGCCAGGCCTTCGAGGTGCTGGCCCAGAGCCGCCCGGTGGTGGTGGTCCTGGACGACCTGCACTGGGCGGACGAGGCGTCGCTGCGGCTGATGGAGTTCGTCGGCCGGCACTGCTTCTTCGAGCGGCTGCTGCTGGTCGGCACCTACCGCGACGTCGAGCTGGAGTCCGACGGACATCCGTTGCGGCAGCAGCTGTCCCGCATGCTCAGCAGTGCCACCACGATCACCCTGGACGGGTTGTCCGAGACCGGGGTGGCCACGCTGGTGGAACGGGTGACCGGCCACCGACCCGCGCCAGACAGGACGGCCGAGCTGCACCGCCGGACCGGTGGCAACCCGTTCTTCGTCGAGCAGACCGCCCGGCTCGGGACGGACGAAAACACGACGGCGGGGAACGGGCCTGCGGTCGCCCCGGGCGTGCGTGACGCGGTCCGCCGCCGGCTGTCCACGCTCCCGCCGGAGGTGGTCGGATTGCTGGGCACCGCCGCGGTCCTCGGTCGCACCTTCCCGGTCGGCCTGCTGGCGGCGGTGTCCGCGCGTGGGCCGGTCGCGGCGGACCGCCTGCTGGCCGTGGCGCTGGCCAACAGGTTGCTCGAGAAGGCCGAACGGCCGGGCGTTCCCGGTGGTCCCGGTGCGTCCGGGCCGGCGCTCGGCTTCGTGCACGACCTGGTCCGGGAGGCGCTGCTGGACGACCTGGATCCGGACGGGCGCCGCCGGGTGCACGCCGCGGTCGTCGAGGCCGTGGGGTCCGGCGAGATGCTGCCGGCGGAGCTGGCCGGTCACGCGGTCCGGGCCGGGGACCTGGTGCCGGCGGAGGTCGCGGTCGACCTGCTGGTCGCGGCCGGGCGGGACGCCGACAGCCGGATCTCCGCGGACGAGGCGGTCGCGCACTACCGGACGGCGCTCGGGCTGGCCACCGCTCCGGGCCGGCGCGCGCTGATCGGCCTCGACCTGGGATCCCGCCTGCACCACCACGAGTGGCGCCGGCGGAGTGATCGGGGGCCGGCCTGGGAGATCCTCTGGGGGGCCGTCGACGACGCCCGGCGGGCGGATCCGGAGGTGCTGGCGCGGATCACCGTGACCGTGGCCCGGTACGACGACGCCGACCCGGCGCGGCGGGACGCGCTGGTCCGCGAAGCGCACGCGGGGGTGCTCCCGGAACGCGCCGACCGGGGCCGGACCGGGATCGACGGGCTGGTCGAGGAACTCATCGACCACCTGTCCGAGTCGGCCCGCGGGTCGGGCGACGACGAGATGCTCACCAGCATGCTGTCGGCCCGGCACAACGCGATGTGGGGGCCGGGCAGCGCCGCGGAGCGGAAGGTGCTGCTGGCCGAGGCGGAAGCGGTGGCACGGCGCACCGGCGATCGCGACACCGAGCAGTACGCCTCGTCGATGCGCTGGGTGGCCCTGCTCGAGCTGGGTGATCCCGCCTACCTCGACCAGTTCGCCACCTACTGCCGGCTCGCGGACCTCTACCGGACACCGCGGTACGAGGTGAGCGTGCTGGTCGACCGGCAGCTGATCCTCCTGTTCACCGGCCGGATCATCGAGGCCCGGCGGGTGCTGGAACAGGTGCTGTCGATGGACCACGACGAGGCCACCTACGGCTGGCTCGCCGTGCACCTCACCTGGGCCCAGCTCATCCGGGAGGGCCGGTTCGACGAGCTGCCGACACCGATCCGGCAGGACGACGAACCGACGGGGTTCCGCGAGTTGCTGGGGGCAGTGGCGGCGGCCGAGTCCGGGGATCCCGCACCGGGGCTCGCCCACATCGCCGAGATGCGTGCGGGGTCCGGGCAGCACCCGCCGATGGTGGAAGCCCTGTGGAACCGGTTGCTCGCGCTCGTGGCGCGGATGACGGCGGACCCGGCCATCGCCGCTCTGGCCCGGGCGGCACTGGAGCCGTTGCGCGGCACGTGGTGCGTGGGCATCTTCGGGTGCGACCTGGCCGGCCCGGCGGAGCTGTACCTGGGGATCACGGAGATCCCGCACCGCCCCGACCTGGCGGTCGACCTCATCCGGGAGGCCGTCGCGGCGGCGGAACGGATGCGATCGCGCACCTGGTCCGTCGAGTCCCGGGTGGCCCTGGCCGATGCGCTGCGGGCCCGGGCAGCAACGGCGCAGGACGAGCAGGAGGCGATGCTGCTGCTGGCCGGCGCCCGCGCCGAGGCCGCGGAGCTCGGACTCGGCCGGGTGCTCGCGGCGACCCCGGCCGTACCGACCACACCGACCGGCACCGAGCCCGCGACTCCCGCCGGCCCGCCGGCCGCCGAACTGCGGCCGTCGGGCGGGGTCTGGACCGCGACCTTCGACGGCCGCACGGTCCACCTGCCGGATGCCAAGGGGCTGGTCGACCTGCACCGGCTGCTGTCCTCCCCGGGGGTGGAGATCCCGGCGGTCCGGCTGCTGGAGCCGGTCGGCGGTGAGCAGGTCGCAGCGGCCGCGGCGATGGGTGGGGACCCGGTGCTGGACGATCGTGCCCGGCAGGAGTACCGGCGCCGGCTGACCGTCCTGGACGACGAGATCGATGCTGCGGCAGTGCGTTCCGATGCGGTCACGCAGGCCCGGCTGGAGCGGGAACGGACGGCGCTGCTGGACGAACTGCGGTCGGCGACCGGCCTGGGCGGCCGGTCCCGGCGGCTGGGCGATGCCGCGGAACGGGCCCGCAAGACCGTCACCGCGCGGATCCGGGACACCCTGCGCCGACTGGACGAGGCGCACCCAGCGCTGGCCGCGCACCTGCGCGCCACCGTGACCACCGGCAGCTCCTGCTGCTACCGACCGGAAAGCCCGGTGCACTGGAGGTTGTGA
- a CDS encoding ABC transporter ATP-binding protein, protein MSGPTPSARKGDVRRVMRLFTHDRRRLTFVAALIVVSSLISLASPFLLRDLLDVALPERNTALAALLALGMIVVAVATTVLNVIQTRQSTVVGQSVMHRLRSSVYRHLQRLSLGFYTRTRTGEVQSRIANDIGAMQATVTSTATSIVSSGTTVIATFVAMLALDWRLALVSLVLVPVFVLITRKVGAMRREITTQRQERMADMSAMVAESLSVSGVLLTKTMGRSDELAARFDRTSRELADLEVRSSNAGRWRQSSIGIIIAVLPAAIYLAAAFTLSGGTGPVSIGTLVAFTTLQGGLFRPMMGLLSTGADVQSSMAMFRRVFEYLDMPVEVAEPEQPHRPQGVTGELRFSGVGFRYPGADRDTLTDIDLVVPPGQAVAVVGATGSGKTTLGYLGARLYEPDTGTITLDGVPLDRWARPELTAAVGIVSQETYLLHASIAENLRFARPEATDAELVRAAQEAQIHDLIASLPESYDTIVGERGYRFSGGEKQRLALARILLRDPQVLILDEATSALDNRTEAAVTEALRRASAGRTTLTIAHRLSTVQDADEIVVMDRGRIVERGRHQELLDRGGAYAELVHGTTSTPVGAPVGATVVGTADTD, encoded by the coding sequence ATGTCCGGCCCCACCCCCTCCGCCCGCAAGGGCGACGTCCGCCGCGTGATGCGGCTGTTCACCCACGACCGACGCCGGCTGACCTTCGTCGCCGCGCTGATCGTCGTGTCCTCGCTGATCTCGCTGGCCTCGCCGTTCCTGCTGCGGGACCTGCTCGACGTCGCACTGCCCGAGCGGAACACCGCGCTCGCCGCCCTGCTCGCCCTGGGCATGATCGTGGTGGCCGTCGCCACCACCGTGCTGAACGTGATCCAGACCCGGCAGTCCACGGTCGTCGGCCAGTCGGTGATGCACCGGCTGCGCAGCTCGGTCTACCGCCACCTGCAACGACTCTCGCTCGGTTTCTACACCCGCACCCGCACCGGTGAGGTGCAGTCCCGGATCGCCAACGACATCGGCGCGATGCAGGCCACCGTCACCTCGACGGCCACCTCGATCGTCTCCTCCGGCACCACCGTCATCGCCACCTTCGTCGCGATGCTGGCGCTGGACTGGCGGTTGGCCCTCGTCTCGCTCGTCCTGGTACCGGTCTTCGTGCTGATCACCCGCAAGGTCGGGGCGATGCGGCGGGAGATCACCACCCAGCGCCAGGAGCGGATGGCCGACATGTCCGCGATGGTCGCCGAGTCGCTGTCGGTGTCCGGCGTGCTGCTGACCAAGACGATGGGCCGCAGCGACGAGCTCGCCGCCCGGTTCGACCGCACGTCCCGCGAGCTGGCCGATCTCGAGGTGCGTTCCTCCAACGCCGGCCGCTGGCGCCAGTCCAGCATCGGCATCATCATCGCCGTGCTGCCCGCGGCGATCTACCTGGCCGCCGCGTTCACCCTGTCCGGCGGCACGGGTCCGGTGTCGATCGGCACCCTGGTCGCCTTCACCACCCTGCAGGGCGGCCTGTTCCGCCCGATGATGGGCCTGCTCTCCACCGGCGCCGACGTGCAGTCGTCGATGGCGATGTTCCGCCGGGTGTTCGAGTACCTGGACATGCCGGTCGAGGTCGCCGAGCCCGAGCAGCCGCACCGGCCGCAGGGCGTCACCGGTGAACTCCGGTTCAGTGGCGTCGGTTTCCGCTACCCCGGTGCGGACCGGGACACCCTGACCGACATCGACCTGGTGGTCCCGCCCGGGCAGGCCGTCGCGGTCGTCGGTGCCACCGGGTCCGGCAAGACCACCCTCGGCTACCTGGGCGCCCGGCTGTACGAGCCGGACACCGGCACCATCACGCTGGACGGCGTGCCGCTGGACCGCTGGGCCCGACCCGAGCTGACCGCCGCGGTCGGCATCGTGTCGCAGGAGACCTACCTGCTGCACGCCTCGATCGCCGAGAACCTGCGGTTCGCCCGGCCGGAGGCGACGGACGCCGAACTGGTCCGCGCCGCGCAGGAGGCGCAGATCCACGACCTGATCGCCTCGCTGCCCGAGAGCTACGACACGATCGTCGGCGAGCGTGGCTACCGGTTCTCCGGTGGCGAGAAGCAGCGGCTGGCGCTGGCCCGGATCCTGCTCCGGGATCCGCAGGTGCTGATCCTCGACGAGGCCACCTCGGCGCTGGACAACCGGACCGAGGCCGCGGTCACCGAGGCGCTGCGCCGGGCGTCCGCCGGCCGCACGACACTCACCATCGCGCACCGGCTCTCGACCGTGCAGGACGCGGACGAGATCGTGGTGATGGACCGCGGACGGATCGTCGAGCGCGGGCGGCACCAGGAGCTGCTGGACCGTGGCGGGGCCTACGCCGAGCTGGTGCACGGCACCACGTCCACGCCCGTCGGCGCGCCGGTCGGTGCGACCGTCGTCGGAACCGCAGACACCGACTGA
- a CDS encoding ABC transporter permease: MTTLAKNIDDADAKLAPADLTGVLATERPPRPSALSASMTFGWRAALKIKHVPEQLFDVTLFPIMMTLMFTYLFGGALAGSTTEYLQYFLPGILVASIAMITMYTGVSVNTDIAKGIFDRFRTLPIWRPAPMVGYLLGDLFRYVIASVVIVVMGLILGFRPAGGVVGVVAGVGVLLVFCFAFSWIWTMFGLLLRSEKSVMGVSMMVLMPFTFLSSVYVDPSTMPGWLQAFVKVNPITHVADAVRSTMNGTWSGSSLMWVGIWTVALLAIFGPLTMRLYSRK, translated from the coding sequence ATGACCACGCTCGCCAAGAACATCGACGACGCCGACGCCAAGCTGGCACCGGCCGACCTGACCGGGGTGCTGGCCACCGAGCGCCCGCCGCGGCCCAGTGCCCTGTCCGCATCGATGACGTTCGGCTGGCGGGCCGCGCTGAAGATCAAGCACGTTCCGGAGCAGCTGTTCGACGTGACCCTGTTCCCGATCATGATGACGCTGATGTTCACGTACCTCTTCGGCGGTGCGCTGGCCGGCTCGACCACCGAGTACCTGCAGTACTTCCTGCCGGGCATCCTGGTCGCGAGCATCGCGATGATCACCATGTACACCGGGGTCTCGGTGAACACCGACATCGCCAAGGGCATCTTCGACCGGTTCCGGACGCTGCCGATCTGGCGGCCGGCGCCGATGGTCGGCTATCTGCTCGGCGACCTGTTCCGCTACGTGATCGCCTCGGTGGTCATCGTGGTGATGGGCCTGATCCTGGGGTTCCGGCCGGCCGGCGGGGTGGTCGGCGTGGTGGCCGGGGTCGGCGTGCTGCTGGTGTTCTGCTTCGCCTTCTCCTGGATCTGGACGATGTTCGGGCTGCTGCTGCGGTCGGAGAAGTCGGTGATGGGCGTGAGCATGATGGTGCTGATGCCGTTCACCTTCCTGTCCAGCGTCTACGTCGACCCTTCGACGATGCCCGGCTGGCTGCAGGCCTTCGTGAAGGTCAACCCGATCACCCACGTCGCGGACGCGGTGCGCTCCACCATGAACGGCACCTGGTCGGGCAGCTCGCTGATGTGGGTCGGCATCTGGACCGTGGCGCTGCTGGCGATCTTCGGACCGCTGACCATGCGGCTGTACAGCCGGAAGTAG